The sequence below is a genomic window from bacterium.
CTCCCAGATCACCTTGCCGCTGGCGACCTCGAGACAGGTTAGTCCGCCGCTGGCATTGACGAAAAAAGCAAGTTTCCCATTACTGACGGGGGAGGCCACATCACTGATGCCGCTGTCCGACTGCCAGGCTACATGCGTGGCGGAAACATCACCCCGGCCGTCCGGTCGGATGGCGTAGACTTTATCGCCCGCAACCGAGACCAACACCAATCCTCCGGCTAAGATTGGGGAGGCGGAGGAATCGGTGCCATTCACTTTCACTCTCCAGAGTTCTGTGCCGGAATCCGGGTTATAGGCGATTACCCACTCATTGGCGGCTGTGACCAATTGCGGGCCGTTGGTCGTCTGAATGAGGACGGGTGAGGGCCAGGCATCGGCGACAGGCCGTGCGACAGTCCAAGTCCGTTTGCCGGTGGCGGCATCAAGGGCGATCAACTGAGAAATGCCTCCCTTGTCGGTTTGATTATCATACTGGATCAGGATCAGGTTATTGAAAATGGCGAGGGAGGAGGCGTAACCGTAACGGTTAATCGGAACGCCAAGATCAGTCGTCCATCTTGTCAGGGAACAATGATCAATGGCCGCTACGTCTCCATTGGCAAAGATCGAGTAGACGAAAATGCCATCGGTTACAGGTGTTGAAGCGGCATATCCGGTATCCTGATTAACTTCAGGGCTCACTTTCGCCACGCCTGAGGTGGCCGCCACCCCCATTTGCCAGAGCAGGGTGCCAGTAGCGAGGTCATAGCAGTAGACTTCGCGTTTGTCGGCGGCTGCACCTGTCAGAAAGACTTTGTTACCCCAGACAATCGGTGAGCTCAGGCCGGGAAGAGGAATGGGCGTTTTCCAGAGAATGCCCTGCCCCGAGGAACCATCCCAGGCGATTGGTAGATTGGTGGTGGCGGAAACGCCACTCCCGGAGCGACCGCGGAAGCTTGGCCAATTGGTGGCGGATTCGGCGTCGAAAATCCCAAGGCTACGTGTGACCGTCTCAGGTGCTCGATTAGGCTGCGTCCCGCTGAGCCGCAGCCCATAGGCCAGCGAACCAACAACCAGAACAATGGCTATACCGCCAGTCACCCAACGGACAGTGGCAGAGGTGGCTAACGGATCAGGCAGGGTGGGGAATTCCCGTGGATCCGGTTGGTGGCGACGGAGATGAGTTATAATCTTCAGATTGATCAATGCCACGATGACGCCGCTCAGAAGCAGGAACGCGCCGGTTCGGAGGGAGCCAAGCCCGCCAAAATAGAAACTTCGGGCCACGACATCCAGATCCCTGATTTTGTCTTTTAAGGCATCATCAGCAGGACTGGCTTTCAAGGAGGCTTGAAGTTGCGACAGCTCCGGTAAATTGAGAGGGGAAGCCGTTCGGATCGTGAGCAGGTTGGACACCATTAAGATGCCCACGATAAGTGAGAAGGCACAGGCCACCACGGCCAGGGTATAGCTGAGGCGATACAATAGCCGTGATGAGTCGATCGAGTTGTTTGCTTTGTTCGTCATACGGATGAGAGGACTATACCACTCGGAATTCGCACTTACTCACAATAATTCAGAATTCCGGATGGGAAAAGAATATT
It includes:
- a CDS encoding PQQ-binding-like beta-propeller repeat protein, coding for MTNKANNSIDSSRLLYRLSYTLAVVACAFSLIVGILMVSNLLTIRTASPLNLPELSQLQASLKASPADDALKDKIRDLDVVARSFYFGGLGSLRTGAFLLLSGVIVALINLKIITHLRRHQPDPREFPTLPDPLATSATVRWVTGGIAIVLVVGSLAYGLRLSGTQPNRAPETVTRSLGIFDAESATNWPSFRGRSGSGVSATTNLPIAWDGSSGQGILWKTPIPLPGLSSPIVWGNKVFLTGAAADKREVYCYDLATGTLLWQMGVAATSGVAKVSPEVNQDTGYAASTPVTDGIFVYSIFANGDVAAIDHCSLTRWTTDLGVPINRYGYASSLAIFNNLILIQYDNQTDKGGISQLIALDAATGKRTWTVARPVADAWPSPVLIQTTNGPQLVTAANEWVIAYNPDSGTELWRVKVNGTDSSASPILAGGLVLVSVAGDKVYAIRPDGRGDVSATHVAWQSDSGISDVASPVSNGKLAFFVNASGGLTCLEVASGKVIWEHSLDGEFYSSPGLAGDRLYLVARSGQVIILKAGRQFEEIGRANLGEPSDGSPVFIKGKILIRGIKNLFCIGAL